Below is a genomic region from Betta splendens chromosome 8, fBetSpl5.4, whole genome shotgun sequence.
CAGTTGTGCGCCATAGAGCTGTGCAGGGTTCGTTGCTTGTTGTTCTGCAGTCAGCGCTGTACGTTTGCACAATGCCCGAGCTCAGTGACGCGTGTCCACATTGTGTCTCTTATTTGTGACCAGTCAGCACAATCTAGGGAGAAATCTCTAGATTCCAGAATGGAGTCTGGGCCCGACTGGACGGCTTCAATAATAAACAGGAGCTAATTTGGTGCATTTAGCCTTTAAATTTAAAGGaatgtgaaaacactgatgaGATGATTCCAATTCCTCCAAGTGCAGGCAGATACATACTGTGAGAAGCTCTGTCTAATTATatggattaataaagtttatgCAAGACGATCGTGTGTccgtcagagtgtcagacagacTGGGCCTCTGGAATCAGGGTGTGTTTGGCTGCCTCTCAAGGACAGAGAGCAATGTGCTCATGTGCAGGAAGGCCTCTCAGTTGCAGTCTGTATATTTCGCTCATCACAGCCAAGCCCGGCCACCAGACACAGCCCACTTTACTCCAATAGCTTCTCATTGAGTAACACTTCATCTCTGCCAGTCTgcgtttccacacacacacacacacacacacacacacacacacactgagccacgGAGCAGAGCTCCGGCCTCGTGCGGACCGAGCCGGAGCTCTGGTCCCAGTTAGCGCCGTGATTCATTGCGCCGGCATCCCTCCGCTCCCACTCccgctcccactcccactcccactcagGCGTCTAATCCAGGACGAAGGGCACGGCACTTAGGCTCTCTTGAAATCTCtcccctctgtcctctcctgcAGTGCGCCTCTTTCTCAGGGCAAGTGGAAAGATATCTGTCAGGCTCCACATTTTACTGCTGGATGCCAGCTCCTATGTTGAGAACCCAGCACTGAGTTCAAGCACTTGCAGGCATGTGAGCCGCGCATGTGAAACTATGTCAAATAGTTAGTGTTTAGCAATAACGATGAAGCCAGTGTGCTCTATTAGTGGACGGGTCGGAGCTAACTTTCCTTCACATCATGCGGAAAAATCAGCCAAACTGGGGCTCGTCTCATTGTTTTGCCAGCGTTTTGGAGCCAGATCTATGTTTCTTTTGGCACAAAAGGCCCAATATTCTCTCTCCCTTTGATCAAGTACATTTTGAATAGGAACAATGTCCAACCGGGCATTGTGAAAAACAATGTGTGCTCGTGCTGAACTGCTAAGTCTCGCTGAggactgagctgctgatgtgtAACGGGATCTGCTCACAGACGGTACACTTGATCTCGGCTCATTCAGGACGGTGCCGGTGGATTGTAGTCTATTCGCGGTGTTTATACTAGGTGCTTTTCCAGCACTGCGTGTCTTTAGATAATTGCTGTTATATTAAGTGTCTAATTCGGCCGCTCATTGGCTGCGTGTTAtcggctgctttgtgtgtgggGCCGGTTTTAGGCCGAGGGTGGAGTCAGGTCAGGTCATTCAGCTCCGGTTAATGCtgtttgtggttctgtgtgtgattCAGTGCCCGTCATTTCAGCTGTTAGCACAGCAACAGACAGGACAGTGTGTCTGCACTGATACACATCAATACTAGAAGTACAGTAGATCTCAGTGTAGTAGTTATAGTAGTACATGTGTACTTATAACTCACCTTTAATCTGAGCAATGCGACATTTCGCTGCTGCAtccatactgtatgttgactGTAAATATAAGTACCTGTTATTCCTGTAACCCGACACATTGCGTGTGAAAGTCAACCCCGACCCGTCCTGGTTTCAGTCAGATCGTCCTTGTGGTATTCCTCCCACTGCGGCCGCGGCGGCTCGCAGTTCCTGTCACTGGTATGTGAGTTATAGGCTGCGGCCGAGGGTTTGCCAGGACTCCCTCCGGGGCTTGGGTACCCTCAGGATTAGATTTTGCATGCACATGAATGTTTAGGATGATGaatctataaataaaaaaaattagaaCTTAATTTACCTTGTCAGTGTCAGAGGCTAACTTTAAAATTAGAATGTGTTTACATCATAATCCTATGTGGTAATATGAGAATAGATACGTACAGTACAAGTCACTACCCACTGTAGAATATACTTTCTATAATGTACATTTTATCAGTGGACATTTACACGATTTGCTCTGTTTTCCATCTTTTAAAGCTCCGTTCCATTATTCCGTCATGTAAATTGCTGTGCCTGGCTGGACGTGTTTCTTCCATCCCCTCCAGGTGTAATTTGGAAAAAATGTTGTTAGCAATGAATCATTGTAGGATGGAGTCAACTCAGCAATTACATGATGCTAAACGTCTGCCTCAAACGCACCGTTGCAACTCAATCTTTGActtaacataaataaaacaaattacagGCGGATCTCGATGGAAAAGTTCATTTTCTGCATAAATGTGACTAAGTCTGGGACTCCAGTGGGTTGAGGCTGTTAAATGTGGACACGGGCTtcccccttcacacacacggaCTTTGAATTCTGTCTAAAAAGTGGGCAGGGTGGTTTATATTTCCATTACTGCCCTCACAGTGGGTTCTTCTGCTTCCAGAAGCAGCGAGTGTCTGAGCCATGCCTCTGTGAATTGTTTGAGCTCTGTTAATGACCAGAGCACACCAGCGGCCTTATTTTAGCCTCCCGGTGCTCCTCGGGGACCCGAACATCGCCGCTCAGGCCTATACAGGGCTCCAACACGCAAACCTCCACCTCCGGCTCGTGTCGCTGGCTCCTTTGGCCTTTCCCCATCCCGGTGGGCCATGTGGGTCAGTGATATCACTCATTGTCAAGGCAAAGTGCACAGCTGCAAGGACTGGACAGGATCAGACAGCTGCTCCTGTGACTCACTGCACAGGCCTTTCATCACTGCTGCCCCAAAAGGAAtggtgcgtgtctgtctgtgtgtgtttacaagcCAGCAGTGTGTGCACGCATGTCGGTGGATCAGGACCGGGAATGTTAATGTACAAGGGTTTAAGGTCTAAATAGTCGGGCTTGTTATATTTTCCAGCTCTCAAAACTCAGATGTCGTGTTTGTAATAAAGGGAAATTTGGATTAAATGCATAAAAGGCCTGTTTGCAGTGATCCGCTGCTGGAACAGCCCTTCAATGAAtgtgctgggagctgctggaccGGCGGTAGTGAAAGCAACATGTCGTGAAGAGGTGGGGACAGACGCCCGCAGCCTCAGTCAATGCTGCTGTTGTGGCCGTGCACCGAGGCGCTGACTGAGAGCGCTGTTTGCTGTGTGTCCTTGGAAACAGTCAGTGGTGAAATGATCCCTGAGCCGCTGTTATGACTCAGACAGAGAACATCACAGCGCTTTGACTACCAACTGAaagtgaaggaaggaaaaaagttgtttttcctttactttttattttttacacacacacacacacacacacacacacacacacacacacacacacacacacacacacacacacacacacacacacacacacacacacacacacacacacacacacagagtgggaGGAAGCTAGGCCCAGTGCACCAAGTGGACTTTCATCTCTCCTCACTTTATTTGTAATCAGGCATAAACGGACGAACAAACACCGCTGATAGTATCACAGTTTCCTTAGCAAGCTTTGTCGAGATTTCAGAGCGTAAACTACCTTTTTTTTTGTACGGCCTCACTCCCAGCATGCCGTTCCAACAGCCGGGGAAGCTTCCTGTTCAGACATCAGAGCTGTTCGTTTGTATGacaggtttgtgtttcctgtgtgaaTATTTCAGCACATAGACTTCTGTATTAGTacctgtgtatttttacacacaACCTTTATAGTGACTGCATATATTGTAGATATAGATAGATGTTTttgtaaacaaattaaaatgaacagcAAACCACTTCCTCCACAGCCATGTACAGTGTTTTTCCACTATTTAGTTCTGGTCCAAATAACAATGTGCAATTATTCTATTTATTGCCGATCCATTAACACAACTCCGATAAACTCCACTGGAAAATGTTGCAGTAGGAGAACAGTATGTGCTGACAGAGTCAAAAATATCTcccactgatgctgctgttgcaaCGCGGCCCCTGTTCGCGCATGTATTCGCGATGACTGTACCACCGACACCCTCATGCCGCCGTATTTTTGTggacacatcagctgtttattcaGCTAAACTCCGCCGGCGACGTGAGGAAGTGGTTGCCGCGGCGACGGAGGGCCGTGTTTATCTGTTGCCGCGCAGGAGGGGACGGGGGTTGTGTGGCAGCGGGGGCGGCGGTGGGGCCGAGGGCCGCGGTGGCTGGCAGCCAGAGAATGGTGGGTGGAatccggagagagggaaaggcCAGCCCAAAATAACCCCATACGCAGCACCACACGCAGCGCCAGATAAGGAGGCAATGTCCGTTTTACGATAGGATCAGGTGGCAATATTTGAACTGCCCGGGGAGAAGCACTGCTCATGTGATCTGGCAGCTGTCTGCTTTTCCCACGTCTGACATCTGGAGCAAAATCCGACTTTTCTCTATTCGTCTTCCAGACAACCGTCACTTTAACATTATATTATCTTTGAACAAGAAATTTTGTGATATTCAAACAGCTTTTATGATGCAAGCAATTCATTACTATATCAACTGCTTATTGTGTTGCATCAGAtggtgtaaataaataaaaataacttaTTGATATGAAGCAAAGCTTCATTGGATGATTAATTACCCCTTAAACGAGGTCTGGGTGAAAATGCTGCTGGAGTCTGAGGTGATGCAAACAGTTTTCTACTGACACATGAGCAGGTGTTGAACCTCATGGTGGAGAAGAAACGCAATATAATGGTTTATCTGTTTGACCTGAGTCCTCATACAAACACATCAACCATCTCTACTTCTTCCTGCTAACTCATATAATGGCCTGAATCATGAGCCACTTTCCAGCCTCCTCTCAGGCGTGTTGCTTTTTTAGCCTAGTGCTGCTGCTACTGAAATGCGATGACTGTTGGATTGGCAGCTGTCAGAATTACAGCAGTGTAGAGCTCCTGCTGCACATTGACAGGACGCAGTACGGCTCTAAATGCACAGTTGACCAGGTGTGAAAATGCTGCACTACTGCGCTGTATATTATATGGTTGAGTTGAAACTCAACGAACCACAGCATCTTTCCAGTGACGTGTGAGAAGCATTACAAACCTTTACAACTGATAACATCTggataattaaaaaatatacattttcacAATGTAAAACCACCTCAACATTTTTCTTTACTTGCCGTTAGTCATAACAACAAAGGAAGACTTTGAATGTTGGATTTTATAATAGAACTTTAGCAAAAAGGCAGGAAATGCATCGGTGGTTTTATGTGACAGCCCGTTGGCTTAAGTTTCACTATGACTGATGAGTGTGGAGTTGCACATCATAGGTTTCATTTAAAGCACTGAGCTATGAATGAAAATCAGGAGATGTGCCTTAAGATACACATCACTTTCTCAACGccaactgagaccttaaataaatgaattttgCCTTGTTGGCGCTTGGATGACGcccaccactagatggcactcAGTCACTGTGTTACTGACACACTCATTCCTTTTATCTCCATTGTCACCCAAAGGCTGTGAACCACATTCATACAGTAATATTAGTGTATAATACTGTAAAGTACTTTACATAATACTACTGTGGCTAAATGGTCGTCTGTTTTACTCTTCAGGACCAAGTGAAGCCACCAAAAACATCCAAATCAAAGTCGGAGGGGACAGCGGCTGAAGAAAAGGCAGTGGAGGGCCTGCAGCAGATACCGGAGGAAGGTCaggaaggacttcctgccaacCTCAACTCTGACGACGAGGTGGAGATCGAGGAGATTATCGAGGAGTCTCGCACCAAGCGCCTCCAGCGCACCACCAAGCAACAAGTGGACAACATCAAGAAGGCCTTCTCCaaagagaagatggagaagacCAAGCTAAAGACCAGGGAGAATTTGGAGAAGACTAAGCAGAGAACCCGAGAGAACCTGGAGAAGACGAGGCAGAGAACGCGTGACAACCTGGAGAAAACCAAGCACAGCCTGGAGAAGAAGATCGGGAAGCTCGGAACCCGCATGACCCCCAACCAGGAGCGTCGGGCCAAGATGAAGAGCTCTAAAGACAAGATGAAGAAGTCCCTCACCCCCGACCACAAAGTATACGCTCGCTCTAAGACAACTGTGTACCGCGTGCCGCCGTTCACCTTCCACGTGAAGAAAATCCGAGaaggggaggtggaggtggtgcagaGCACAGAGCTGGAGGCCGCGGCCGAGGCCGAGGCTGAGGGCCAGCCGGCCGGGGAGGAGAACGGACTGGGTGTGcacgtggaggtggaggagggagagctggTGAGCGTGGACAGCCCGGAAATGGATGACCTGCTGGAGGTGACGGAGGACTCTGAGCTCGTCCGGGTGAAGCCCGATTACCTAAAGAAGACCCAAACTGAATAGAGCTCTGTGGTGAAGAGGAGGGTGGCGGATGAGGAAGGGAACCCGCTCTGGATGAAGCAGTCTGATCACAAGAGCACTCTCATTTGTAGTAGTTGAAGGGACTTTCTAGACGCGATCACAGTCTGTGACAGTTTTGTTCTGCTctctttttattgtttccaCCCAGGACGACTTTCATATTTGCTCCTctaacaaagtaaaaaaacaaaaatagcctATTTATTTGTGCTGCAGGCTGGTTATAGTAAAGCTGAGAGTTTAGGCTGCTGGCAGTTAGTTGTTAGCTTAATAAACCGAGTGGCTATAAGAAACAAAAGGTATAAATAGTCTTTACTCTTGAAATCtaatgtataatataataatataatataccgTGTATGATATGCACGTGAATAGTGAACTGGAAGTTATTGTCGAGACTCATGAATAAGTATAGGTGGTGTTGTGATAGATTGTACTGTGAATGTGTTGAAGGACTGATAAGGAATTGACTTAACTGATCAGATGAAGGGTTTACAAAACATTTCTAATGTGTATGAATTGTAGAAAATGTCTATTTCCTTCCCCCTATTTGGGCAGTGTGCTAAACAGAATGTTTACATTATAAAAATAGACACGTATTATATTATAGTAGTAAATATTGAGTCTGGTATATAAGTCTGGTATATAAAGTACCAGTATAtaaacatttagacatttagCAGTAATGATCTTATTTAAAGGCCATTGCTGTTATAATAAGCATTGAAAGATTTTTCTATAAGAactgtgtaaatgtgaaaaaaagagtAGCAGAGCTCATAAGATAAACAAGTGTCTACTGAGTTTGAACTTGTTCTTcgtcattagaaaaaacaactCTAGCTCGACTTAATGATTTTTACTTAGCCATTTTTTGCCATTTTTATTAGATATCGGATCTCTTGTACTTTTACAGAGCACGCTTCTGCACGGTGGAGAACAAAAACCACCGTGTCGCCATGGTCACAGCTACTCACAGTGCACATTTGCACGTCACTATTTAATTTAACCGAGGTAATTGCGGGCGGAAAAGCGATGGCCTGAGGAGCAAGATGACAGCTTAATGACCGACTACGTTACACACCGCGATGCAAATGTCACCCTGACATATGGTCGACGGGAGATCACTGGAACTGAAGGAGGCAAACTGTAAGCGCGTTTGCGGTGGCAAGGCACCACATTCCTTTGGATTATGGAATGGAAACAAAATAATGACACATaagtaaataaaattaaagagGAGCGACTATGACAAAATAAGTTGTTACAAAAAAGTGACAGAGGCTGAAAGAAGGAATAATATATAGATTGTACTTATGATCTTGTTTAAACTGGAAACATGGAAGTTTGATTGTTTCTTTTGATTCTCTAAGGCAAGCACACCATCCTCCAGACAGAAGCTAAGTGGATTCACTGCTTCCATTTCCCTCTCTGGAGACTGTGTGTGACCTTGGTGTGATGCAGGCATGCAGGAGCTCCAGCACTGTCGAGCCTGGAACACCATTAAAGTAATCAATGAGGTAGGGAATGCAATTAGGGAGAGTGCTCTGAGCAGAGAACAGTCAGACGTGGTTAGAAGGATGCAGGAAAGCGGTGTGTTCAAGGTGCGTGCGTATTATATTTCACTAAAACACTACATTttataaaacaacacattttttaataacCTGCTTTGGACATCACGCAAGCTTAAAATTAATATAGtatcatattttattgtgaagcagAACTTTTGTCTTGCACACTGAGACACTTGTAAAATAGTGGTCCCTTTAAGAACCATGTACTTTTGCCATCATGTATATTTTGCCTTGTTTTATGCTGGTGATAATTGCAAAATAGAAGCAGCCTGTGAGTGTGACGTAGCTCATGCATAGCTAATACCTGAGTCATTATGAATGTGATTAAAACATTATcacacagctggagcacagTGTGTTAAATAAGTGCTTTTTGGTTGATACTGAAAGTCTGAAGCTTGTATTTCTGTTGTGTTTAAGGCCCCATTTGCCTCattgaaaaattaaaaaataaaagttttaaaataTCACCACACTATTCGCTGCCTGTCATTTTTACTTCGCAGCTCTGCTCATAAAaatttgtgtgtttggtttatgaCTTGTATTTAGTTCGTTTAACTACTGTGCCATGTTTAGAAAAGGTCGATAATGAACAGCACTGGCGCTATTAAACTCTTGATGACGTCAATTGTGCCAGTAACTCATGTGACTTCCAGACTGGCTGTTCCGTAGAGGAGCTCATCCTCCCTTCGCTTGTAAAGCAACGCCTGCCTCGTCTGTAGCCCGTTCAGAGGGAGGGTATTACGATGGGAACAGCGTAGTTGCGACAGCAGTAAACACGACTTTCTCAACCAACCCCAACTCAAGGTCCcgcctttatttgttttacctGCCTTCTCATTGGATAAGACTGAGTTCCCGGCTAGTATTGGATGCTGGAGGCATCAATAACGTACTCACCAGAGTTTGTCTGGCTGGAAGGCTGTTATGTAGGGGATGGGTTGAAATCCCTCTATGCTTGTGTCGGAGAAGTGTTTGACTGTGCGGGCGAACAAAGTTGAACTCTTGTTACGGTGGCTTTTGCGCGTTTAACTGTATAAAAGTTGCCACCGGCTCTCCTCGTCGGTGTTTCAGAAGAAAACAGTCCCAGTTTTCCCGACGGGGAAACTTCCACGCTAAGTGTCAGAGTAGAAGGTAAGCGACGAACCTCGCGCGAACTTCTGTTTGCGTCACATCTTAAAGACGTTTCCTATCTTCCCGAAAGATGTATAATCGACATTATATCAAGCCAGACCACGCAGATGCACGATTAACTGTTACAAATGCAGCCCCGTGACTACTTTATAAATAATTCATAGTAGGACGACCATCGTGTGCGTCTGGTATTACATAGGTAATTAAGTGTCAGTTACAGCCGTTCGGTTCTGCTAGCATCGTCTGTTCCAGGCAGCACTCAGTGCGGGTTTCGTTTTATTTTGCTCACGCGGTCTGGTTCACTTAGGTACTTCAGTGCTCACACGTCCACCCGGTCTCGTTTGAATACCAGTGTCGGCTCAGATTTACCGTCAGGGGATGCAGATGTTTGCCGTTTGGCCAGGTTAGAGCTGCAAAGCCATTGTGTTGCGTTTCCCTCGGGTCGTCACGCCCATCTCTGCAGGCGAGCGCGTCTCACGCCTCAACCAGGGAttcatttctctctttttgcaCATTCGATTCTATATCTGGCGTTTACTGACAGGAAAAAGTGTAGTTTGCTATTAATAGCATTGTCAAAACAGCAGCGTTAGTGAAGCCACTTCCATGTGTTGACTCCTACTTTTCGTGTTTCACATCTGCTGCTACTCTAATGATTCGTCGTGAAATGAATACATTAACACGGTTTAGGTCTCTGGTCAAACTACACCCGTGTTAGACGTCATAAACTGGGTAATTGTCAGGCTTAACGCTGCGATTATATAGACAAGGAAGTGCTTCCCGTAATATCGATGACACGTTTTTAGGAATCGCGTTGAGCTTTACTGTTAGTGTCACACTCACTGCCAAACACCTGGAACCGGATCAACAATACACGGCCAGGCCAAATACTTTCGAAGAATTGTCTGCTTC
It encodes:
- the cavin1a gene encoding caveolae-associated protein 1 encodes the protein MADAGVKKEHATLADAPYDDEEVALVAAATYPAVDDEEPADYGDPVPAAGSGGKSEAQMNGVMVLSLLDKIIGVVDQIQQTQSGLEARQEAMEKSVSTIQGELAKLAKNHMGTAATVNKMLDKVRKVSVNVKTVRGNLERQAGQIKKLESNENELLKRRNFKVLIYQDQVKPPKTSKSKSEGTAAEEKAVEGLQQIPEEGQEGLPANLNSDDEVEIEEIIEESRTKRLQRTTKQQVDNIKKAFSKEKMEKTKLKTRENLEKTKQRTRENLEKTRQRTRDNLEKTKHSLEKKIGKLGTRMTPNQERRAKMKSSKDKMKKSLTPDHKVYARSKTTVYRVPPFTFHVKKIREGEVEVVQSTELEAAAEAEAEGQPAGEENGLGVHVEVEEGELVSVDSPEMDDLLEVTEDSELVRVKPDYLKKTQTE